In Quercus robur chromosome 10, dhQueRobu3.1, whole genome shotgun sequence, a genomic segment contains:
- the LOC126702123 gene encoding uncharacterized protein C1450.15 isoform X1 has product MSTNAKVSADAEVVCVQLMLGLVLPLPLALFIAYNLYSINLLSHPSLTLSLISVIQCPIVLLLYGRLRKNRKHCSYLKAVGRGLLGLPIGALVNALGAIALGAPVGTQYFSQTLNWSLMMSLFTIVPAATVFGSSWKDWQRIFAHTKPMGSVDIIICLPAHGAVIGAWFGAWPMPLDWERPWQEWPICVSYGAMAGYLVAMVASFGCVAVRARLQHVKRE; this is encoded by the exons ATGAGCACTAATGCAAAAGTCTCAGCAGATGCAGAAGTAGTTTGTGTCCAATTGATGTTAGGGTTGGTCCTACCCCTACCCCTAGCCCTCTTCATAGCCTACAATCTTTACTCCATCAACCTTCTCTCTCACccttctctcactctttctctcatctcG GTCATTCAGTGCCCAATTGTACTTCTTCTCTACGGTCGCCTCCGAAAGAATCGCAAACATTGCTCG TACTTGAAAGCTGTGGGACGAGGCTTACTAGGACTTCCTATTG GGGCTCTAGTAAATGCTTTGGGAGCTATCGCATTGGGCGCGCCTGTTGGCACTCA GTACTTTTCACAGACTCTTAACTGGTCTCTTATGATGTCATTGTTCACA ATTGTGCCTGCAGCTACTGTGTTTGGGTCATCATGGAAAGATTGGCAACGTATATTTGCACATACTAA GCCAATGGGATCTGTTGATATTATAATTTGCCTTCCAGCTCATGGAGCTGTTATTGGAGCTTGGTTTGGGGCTTGGCCTATGCCACTTGATTGGGAAAGGCCATGGCAG GAATGGCCCATTTGTGTGAGTTATGGAGCAATGGCTGGGTACCTGGTTGCCATGGTCGCATCATTTGGCTGTGTTGCTGTGCGTGCTAGATTGCAACATGTCAAACGAGAATAA
- the LOC126702123 gene encoding uncharacterized protein C1450.15 isoform X2 produces the protein MSTNAKVSADAEVVCVQLMLGLVLPLPLALFIAYNLYSINLLSHPSLTLSLISCPIVLLLYGRLRKNRKHCSYLKAVGRGLLGLPIGALVNALGAIALGAPVGTQYFSQTLNWSLMMSLFTIVPAATVFGSSWKDWQRIFAHTKPMGSVDIIICLPAHGAVIGAWFGAWPMPLDWERPWQEWPICVSYGAMAGYLVAMVASFGCVAVRARLQHVKRE, from the exons ATGAGCACTAATGCAAAAGTCTCAGCAGATGCAGAAGTAGTTTGTGTCCAATTGATGTTAGGGTTGGTCCTACCCCTACCCCTAGCCCTCTTCATAGCCTACAATCTTTACTCCATCAACCTTCTCTCTCACccttctctcactctttctctcatctcG TGCCCAATTGTACTTCTTCTCTACGGTCGCCTCCGAAAGAATCGCAAACATTGCTCG TACTTGAAAGCTGTGGGACGAGGCTTACTAGGACTTCCTATTG GGGCTCTAGTAAATGCTTTGGGAGCTATCGCATTGGGCGCGCCTGTTGGCACTCA GTACTTTTCACAGACTCTTAACTGGTCTCTTATGATGTCATTGTTCACA ATTGTGCCTGCAGCTACTGTGTTTGGGTCATCATGGAAAGATTGGCAACGTATATTTGCACATACTAA GCCAATGGGATCTGTTGATATTATAATTTGCCTTCCAGCTCATGGAGCTGTTATTGGAGCTTGGTTTGGGGCTTGGCCTATGCCACTTGATTGGGAAAGGCCATGGCAG GAATGGCCCATTTGTGTGAGTTATGGAGCAATGGCTGGGTACCTGGTTGCCATGGTCGCATCATTTGGCTGTGTTGCTGTGCGTGCTAGATTGCAACATGTCAAACGAGAATAA